Within the Candidatus Desulfatibia profunda genome, the region TTGAAAGCAGATTGAACTTAGACAATCTGGTTTGGTCAATTTTTTTAATATACTTGATGGAGTTGCATCATGAAAGAGCGCCTTTTATCTGTTGGTGAAATCTGCAAGTACTTTGGCATTAGTCGCGACACGGTCTACAAATGGATCGAAACCAAAGGGCTGCCGGCTTACCGTCTTGGCCGTCTCTGGAAGTTTAAGCAGGAAGAGGTGGATGAGTGGCTTGAAAAAAATGCCCGTTAACCAGGCACAGAGGACTTCATGCGCCTCTACAAGGCAAATTAAATAAGATCAAGAGGTTTCAATGGCAAAAGCAAGAAAAAACCCATCCAAAAAGGTCATTAAGCCCGGCCAGGAG harbors:
- a CDS encoding helix-turn-helix domain-containing protein, with translation MKERLLSVGEICKYFGISRDTVYKWIETKGLPAYRLGRLWKFKQEEVDEWLEKNAR